The Desulfocurvibacter africanus subsp. africanus DSM 2603 genome includes the window CGTCATTACGCCGTTCTACGGCCGGCTGCGCACCGGCAACTATCAGCTCCGCCTGGTTTCGGACGACTGCCCCGTGGGTTATCCGTGGCCGTCCACCACGGCCGAGATCTACCAAGCCGACTATGAGGGCGTGCCGGTCTACTTCGTCTCCCGGGGCGAGTATTTCGACCGTCGCTACTATTACAACACTCATGCCGGCGACTACTTCGACAACTGCGAGCGCTTCAACTTCTTCTGCCGTGCCGCCTTGTCGTGGATTCGCCGCCAGGGCGAGGCGCCCAAGATCATCCACTGCAACGACTGGCAGAGCGGACTGGTGCCGGCTTACCTGGAATTCATGCGCCGCAACGATCCGTACTGGCGCGAGACCCGCACGGTCATGACCATTCACAACCTGGCCTTCCAGGGTCGCTTCTCCTCGCGTCTGTTCTGGGAGTCCGGCCTGCCCCACGAGGCCTGGCACATGGACGGCGTGGAGTATTACGGCGACTTTTCGCTGCTCAAGGCCGGCATCGCCTACTCGGACATGATCACCACGGTTTCGCCCAGCTATGCCCGCGAGATCCTGGGCTGCGACTTCGGCTGCGGGCTGGAGGGCATCCTGAGCGCCCGTTCGTATCGGTTGCGCGGCATCCTTAACGGAGCGGACTATGGCGTGTGGGACCCGCGCGACGACAAGTTCCTGCCTTGCGCATACGGACACGAGGAGTTGAGCGGCAAGCACCGCTGCAAGCAGATGCTCCTGCGCGAGTTTTGCCTCTCAGACATGCTCGAGGACAGGCCTCTTTTGGGCTTCATCGGCCGTCTGCGCGACCAGAAAGGCATCGACCTGCTCATCGAGATCATGTCGCGGATCATGGACATGGGCGTTGGCGTTATCGTCCTGGGCGAGGGCGACCTGAGCTACGAGGCCCGGCTTTTGGAGCTCATGGAGGAATACCCCGGACGGCTCGCGGTGCAGGTCGGCTACACCGAGGACTTGGCGCACCGCATCCAGGCCGGCGCGGACATTTTCCTAATGCCCTCGCGTTACGAACCTTGCGGCCTGACCCAGATGTACGCCCTGCGCTATGGCACTCCGCCCGTTGCCACGGCCGTGGGCGGCTTGCGCGACACGATCGTGCCCCATCCCGATCCACGGTCCACGGGCTTCACCTTCGAGCGATCCGAGCCCGGGCAATTCCTGGAAGCCATCCAGCGGGCAGTGAGCCTGTTTCAGGATCAGGGGCAATGGCAAGCCATGGTCATGCGGGCCATGCAGGAGAATTTCACCTGGGACAAGGCTGCGGAGAAGTACCTGGAGGTCTACCGGGAAGCGGGAGCACGTGTGCAGCCCGATCCGACTTTGATCCAGGCCTGATCTTGATCTGATGCGCCCCGGTGTCTGCCTGACCTGCGACGCTTGCGTACCTGTGACAAAGTTCGTATATGATTGATTATAGATATAGACGCTCTCCGGCGCGGAACCACCGCACCGACGCGTAAGTTGCGCAACGCCCATGACGCCGTCCCTGGAGTCGGCGGGAATTCGGAGACATCACATGGCACTGAAGAAAAAATATTTGAAGACAAAACCCCTGTGCAAGGTAAGCTTCTCCCTGCCCAAGGAGGTGACGAACGGTGTCGACACGGTGCAACTCGTGGGCGACTTCAATGACTGGGACCGTTCCGCCACACCCATGAAGCGCTCCAAGGCCGGCGAGTACAGTGTGACCATCGATCTCGAAGCCGGCAGGGATTACCAGTATCGCTATCTGCTCGGCGAGAGCGACTGGCGCAACGACCCGGCGGCTGACAGGTATGAGTACAACGCCTTCGCAGGCAGCGAGAATTCCGTGGTTTCGGTTTAGAGCATTTTGCTTTTGAAAATGCTCTGCAAGCCATGCGTCGGCATGGCTTGTCGCCCCGCAGGCGTAGGCGGAATGTAATTCCGCCGTCAACGCCGAAGGGAGCGTCTGAAATACAAAATGCTTTAGAAGACCGCTGCAAAACGAGTAGGTGGGCAGGAAGGCCTGTTTTGGGTGAGCGCAAAGCAACCCTGGGCAGAGCGGGTCAGCTTGCTCAAACATTGCCAAGTTTATAATGCAGGGCGGGCTTCTTTAGCTTTCGATTGTGGGATACTAAAACATTGCGCCAGGACGAATCCGCGATCGGGCCTGGTTTCTTCATATTGCGCGCGGTCAGAAGAAAAGCGCAGGCACTAATCCATGCAGTATTGCAGCACGGAACCGGCATACATCCCGCCTTTCGACCTGTATCTTTTCGGCCGCGGCGAGCATTGGGACATATACCGCCTTCTTGGTGCGCATCCCGCCGGGGGAAGCGAGGCCGAAGCCAGCGAGCAAGGCTATCCCAAGGGCTGGAGTTTCGCGGTCTGGGCGCCCAACGCGCGCGCGGTTAGCGTGGTCGGCGACTTCAACTGCTGGCAGCCCGGTGTATCGCCTCTGTACCCGGTGGCCGACTCGGGCATCTGGGCGGGAGTCATCGCCGGCCTGAACAAAGGCGCTTTCTACAAACTCGCAGTGGAACAGGCCTGCGGCGGCGTCGTTTTCAAGACAGACCCTTACGCCTTATACGCCGAGCGCCGGCCGGGCAACGCGGCTATCCTCTGGCACCTGGACGAATATGTTTGGGGCGACGGCGAGTGGATGGCCCGCCGCCGCGAGCAAGGATTGCCCTTCAACAGGCCAGTGAGCATCTACGAGGTCCACGCCGGCTCCTGGCGCGTAAACGGCGGCGGCTACGGCAACTTCCTGACCTACCGCGAACTGGCCGACAAGCTCATCCCCTACGTGCGCGACCTGGGTTTCACGCATATCGAGTTCATGCCCCTGGCCGAGCATCCCCTGGACCAGTCCTGGGGCTACCAGACCAGCCACTATTTCGCGCCCACTTCGCGCTACGGCACGCCCGAGGATCTGCGCTACTTCGTGGACCAATGCCACCAGGCCGGCATCGGCGTCATCCTCGACTGGGTGCCGGGCCATTTCCCCAAGGACGAATGGTGCCTGGGCCGCTTCGACGGCACGGCCCTTTTCGAACATGAAGATTGGCGACGGGGCGAGCACCCGGACTGGGGCACCTACATCTTCAATTACGGTCGCCACGAGGTGCGCAACTTCCTCTTCGCCAATGCGCTCTACTGGCTCAAGGAGTTTCACTTCGACGGCCTGCGCATCGATGCCGTGGCCTCCATGCTCTACCTGGACTACTCGCGACAGGAAGGCGAGTGGCTGCCCAACGAACAGGGCGGCAAGGAGAACCTCGAAGCCATCGGCTTCCTGCGTGAGCTGAACCGCGTGGTGCACGAGCACTACCCCGGCGCCATCATGGTCGCCGAGGAGTCCACGGCTTGGCCGGGCGTCTCCCGTCCACTCTATACCGGCGGCCTGGGCTTCACTTTCAAGTGGAATATGGGCTGGATGCACGACAGCCTGGAATATATCTCCAAGGAGCCGATTCACCGCGCTCATCATCACAATAACCTGACCTTCTCCATGCTCTATGCCTTCTCGGAAAACTTCGTGCTGCCCATCTCCCATGACGAGGTGGTGCACGGCAAAAAGGCCCTGCTGGCCAAGATGCCTGGCGACTACTGGCAGCAGTTCGCCAATCAGCGAGCCTTTTTCGCCTACCAGTGGGCCCACCCTGGCAAGAAGCTCCTGTTCATGGGTGCGGAGTTCGGCCAATGGAACGAGTGGAGCAGCGAGCGCCAGCTCGAATGGGAGGTCACGGGCTATCCGCCCCACCAGGGGCTCATGGCCCTGGTGCGTGACCTGAATGCGCTTTTGCGCGCCGAGCCGGCCATGCATGAGGCCGACCACGACTGGCCCGGTTTCGAGTGGGTGGATTTCGCGGACTACGAGAATTCGGTCATCAGCTTCCTGCGCAAGGACAGCCGGGGCGAACCCATTTTGTGGGTCTTCAACTTCACGCCGGTGGTGCGTGGGGGTTACCGCATCGGCTGCCCCATGGCCGGCTGGTGGCGCGAAATACTCAATACCGACGCAGCCTGCTACGGCGGTTCCAATGTCGGCAACGGAGGCGGAGCCATGGCGCTGGACGTGCGCCGCGAACCTTGGCCCGCCACTCTGGAGCTGGTCCTGCCGCCCTTGGCTGCCGTGGCCTTCAAGCCTGCCTGATAAAGCGTGAAGAGAAGCGCGGCCTGGTTTGGTGGCGCTTCTCTTCACGGCTTGTGTCCGCAAGACAGGGCTTTTCTGGTTCCGATCCGCTTAAGGCAGATTGCTTATAAGACGCCCGCTCCGGCGTTGACGGCGCAAGTAAATTGCGCCTACGCCTACGCGGCGGCAAGCCATGCCGACGCATGGCTTGCAGAGCATTCTCAAAAGCAAAATGCTCTAAGAAATCAATAAGATTATCCGCGTCAGTCCTGATGTGGGCGTGCATGGTGTCGCCCTGTCCGGCTGCGGAAACGAAGGTATTTAAATGGTGAAACCCCTGCTCGTAACGCTCGGCGATCCCGGAGGCCTGGGCCCGGAGCTGGCCTGTCGCCTTTTCGCGCAACAGCCGCCCCTGAACAGGCCCGTCGTGCTCATCGGTCAGGAGTCCTCCCTGGCGGATATGGCCCGGCGTTTCGCTCCGGATTTGAGTTGGGAGCGTCTGGACGAGAGCGTCACGAGGCATAATGAAAACGCGGCTAATGCGTCCGAATATAACCTTGCGCCTGGGCTCTATCTCCTAGAGCCTGAGGGTGTCGGGGACATCAGCGTTCCGCTGGGCCGAGGCTCTGCCGAAGGCGGCCTCGTCGCGGGCCACAGCCTGGATCTGGCCTGCGACCTGCTGCTCTCCGGATGGTCGGGAATCCTGGTGACCTGTCCGCTCAACAAGGCCATGTTGCAGGACGCGGGCTTCGACTTTCCCGGTCACACCGAATTCCTGGCACGTCGGGCCGGGCTTGGGCCGGACGAGGTCACCATGCACCTGTGCGGACCCAAGCTGCGCGTGAGCCTGGTCACCACGCACCCGCCGCTCAAGGATGTGCCTGGGCTCATAACGCGCGAGAGCGTACTGCGCGCCCTGCGCCATACGTGCGATTTTACGCGACGGCTCGGCCTTTCCGCACCGGTTGCCGTGTGCGGCCTCAATCCGCATGCCGGCGAGTGGGGCCACATCGGCCGCGAGGAGATCGACACCATCACCCCGGCCATCGAGGAGGCCAAAGCGCAAGGCTTTGCCGCGGAGGGCCCATTCCCTGCCGACACGGTTTTCCATCGGGCCGTGCGCGGCGATTTCTCGGCAGTGCTGGCCATGTACCACGACCAAGGCCTGGGGCCGCTCAAGCTGATACACTTCGGCGAGGCGGTCAACGTGACGCTGGGCCTGCCCTTTGTGCGCACCTCCGTGGACCACGGCACAGGCTACGACATCGCCGGCCAGGGCATCGCGGACCTCGGCAGCCTGCGTGCGGCCATAGAACTGGCGGAGCGGCTGGGTTGAACGGGACGGTTCAGCTGGAGAAGTAGCGCTTGCGTCGGCTCTGGTAGAGCAGTTCAGGCAGCACGGCGGCCTTGAAGCCCGCCCCGGGCGAGTCGAGGGAGAAGGCGCGTTGGCGGGTGATCAGATCGGGATTCTGGGCCAAGCGGTTGTAGACGTGGGTGTACTGCACTGCCAGGAGATCGTCTCGCCAGTAGGTTTCGACCCAGGTGCGCGCGGCCTTGCCCAAAGCCACGGTTTCGGCCGGATGCTCCACGAGATAGTGCAGCACCTCCACGGCGTCTTCCAGGCGCACATTGAGGAACGGGCTTTCCGCTGCGCCCGATATCTCACGCAGAACGAAGTCGGTGCGTGCGTCCAGGTAGCAAAGCACCGGCTTGCCCAGGCAGACGCCTTCCAATCCCGAAAGATGAAAGCTGCCGTTGACCAGGTCGTCGAGGATGATGCGCGCATGGCGCTTGATGTGCAGCACCTCGCTCAGAGGCATGCCGTTGACCGTGCGGGCCGAGCAGCCCGTCAGCTCCATTACTCGGTCCATGACGGCCATGGTTTCGGGCGCGCCCTTGGTGTTCCAGCGGTCTTCCCAGGCGCTGGTAAGCTTGGACGGCGCAAAGGCGATGTCCAACGTGGGCTCGCCGTCGCGCTCCGGCACGAGCGGGGAGTATTCGAGCTGATTGTGGGGCAGGATGTTGGGCACCACCCGCGCCTTGGGATAGAAGCGCTCGGGGTATTGGGAGATGACCAGGGTAGGCGCTTCGTCGAAGGCGACGATCTCCTCGGGCCGCTTGCCCATGTGCTTGGCGACGATCTGAGGCGTGGAATGGTACTGGCGGACGAAGAGCGCGCCCTTGCGCCGCAGGTCGCGGAAATCTATGGGCGCGAAATCGCGGCTGTCCAGATCGAGGTAGTTGTGCAGGTGGATGATGTCCGCCTTGCGCGCGACCTCAATGGCTTCTTCCTGCTGCTCGGAGAAGATGATGTCGTACTCGAACCAGCCATGCTCGGTTCTGGGGTCGTAGCGCTTAAGGTCAATCAGCCGGACATCGTGCACTGTATGCTTCTGGAGCGTGGAAGCCAGCCTATGGGGCGCGCCGGCCAGGGAATTCTTGGAGAAATGCACGATGTTCATAGTGCATTCCACTAGCCTGTCAGCATATTCCAGGCAAGCATTTCATCCTGCCGCACGGCAACTAGCAGTTTTTTGCCCATGATGCGCTCAAGCTCCAGGGGAGAGATGCCGTCCCGAGGATCGCCGGCGCTCTTGGCCAGAAAATCTTCCGCGCCCAGGCGGTGGTTGGCCGGAAGGTCGCGCGCAGCCACGAGGCTCTTGCGCAGCTTGGCGGCCGCATTGCGCTCGCCGGCAAAGACCTGCTTTTCACCCACCAGCCGGGCCTTCTCCACGTCACGCACCATGCTCGCCAGGCTGGCGAACTCGGCGGGCTCCAGGGATGCCTGGTGGTCCGTGCCGGGTAGTCGCCTGTCCAGCGTGAAATGGCGTTCGATCACGCAAGCGCCCAATGCCGCGGCGGCCACGGATGGCCCCAGGCCCAGTTCGTGTCCCGAGTAACCCACGGGCAGGCCATAACGTCGGCGAATGAGCTCCATGACCGGCAGGGATACTTCCTCGGGTGGGCAGGGATAGGTGCTGTTGCAGTGCAAGAGGATGATCTGTTCGTGAAAACGCGTGGCATTGGCTACGGCCGCGTCGATCTCCGCCAGCACGCTCATGCCGGTGGAGATGATGAGGGGGAGCTGGAGCGCTGCTGCCTGGCGGATAAGCGGAAGGTTGATCACGTCCGCCGAGCATATCTTGAGCAGGCCCACGCCGATTCGGGTGAGCTGGTCGAGGCTTACGGGATCCCACGGCGTGGCGAAAAAGACCAGGCCCAGGCTCTCCGCCAGGGTTTTGCATTCTGCCAACTGGTCCAGCGACAACTCCAGCGCCCGGCGGTGTTCGCCATAGGTGGGGCCAAAACTATTGGGTCCGGTGTAGGGACGCGCTTGTCCAGCGCGGGTGAGCAGGGCGTCCACGTCGCGCTTCTGGAACTTTACGGCATCGGCTCCACAGCGGGCTGCGGCCATGACCAGTTCACGGGCCTTGGCAGGGTCGCCCTGGTGGTTCTGGCCGATTTCGGCCACCAGAAAGCAGGGCGCGCCGAAGCCGACACGCTTGTTCACGGGTCCGGAGCGGACCTCCAATGTAGCGGGAATTCTGTTCTGGAGCACTGGTTGCCTATGCGGGCTTGGGCTCAGGCCGTATACTGGCGCCTGGGCAGCGATGACAGACTCTTCGGGGTCGAATGCAAGAAACCAGCCGGTTCCGGGCCATCTCCGCGTATTTACGAGGAAAGCAGCCTAGGATTTTCAAATCCGGGTGCGCGGCTATTCCGCCCCGATTTTCTTTTCCGCGAAGGCCAGCATCTTTTTAGCCTCGTCAAAGCCCTCATTGATGGCCAGGGCCTTCTCCGCATATTCCTTGACCTTGGACCAACGCCTCCAGTCGGCGTACATGCGGCCGATGTTGAAAAGCAGGTATTCGTCCTGGTCCGTGAATTCCAAGGCGCGCATGTAGTACTTCTCGGCCGTGAGAAAATCCCTCATCTTGCGCAGGACGATGCCGATGCGGTTGTAGAGGTAGATGGCCTCGGGGTCCTGCTGCAGGGCTTCCTCTAGGTACGCGAAGGCCTCGGGATAGCACTCGGCGCGCAGGAAGCGATCGGCTATGTCGGCGCGCAGGGAGATGTCCGAGGCGAAATCGGCCACGAGGCGGTCGGCCGTTGACTTGGCCAGGCTTGCCTCGCCGCGGTCGAGCATGCCCTGGACCTTGAGCAGGATTTCCTGTTTGCGCTTGTCGCGGTCGGCGATGATCTCCTTGACCTTGCCCGTGGTCTCGGAGGTGAGCACATTGAGGATATCGCGCAGGGTGTTCAGGAGATCCTTTTCGCGCCCGGGCTCATAGCTGATGACCAGCGGGTAGACCTTCTTCAGCTCCTGGTCGATGCTGAGCTGATAGACGGCGCCCTCGATAAGCCTGGAGAATTCTTCCCGCTCGGCTTTCATGAGCGGGTTGCGCATGAGAATGCTGATGCCCTCGTAAAGGCTGTTCACGGCAGGCACGAGCTTGCGCTGCTTGACATTGGGCGTAACGGCGGCGACGAACGCGCGCGCTTTGGTCAGTTCGTTGGACATGGGCGTTCCTTGGTTTTTATCTTTCGCCCGCTACTTCCCCGTGGAGCTTCGGATCATGTCCCGGAACCTGGAGAAGAAATACCTGCTGTCGTGCGGACCGGGTCCGGCTTCAGGGTGGTGCTGGATGGCCAGGATGGGCTTGTGCTTGTGCTGGAAGCCTTCCAGGGTCCCGTCGTTCAAGTTCACGTGGGTTGTTTCAAGGAAATCCAAGCTGCTAACGTCCACGCAAAAACCGTGATTCTGCGAGGATATCTCTATCCTGCCCGTGGTCAGGTCCTTGACGGGATGGTTCAGGCCGTGGTGACCGAACTTGAGCTTGAAGGTCCTGCCGCCCATGGCCAGGCCCAGAAGCTGGTGACCAAGACAGATGCCGGCCACTGGATAGCGCTCGGACAAGATGCGCAGGTTTCCCACCACGTCGGGCAGGGCTGCCGGATCGCCGGGGCCGTTGGAGTAGAACAGGGCGTCGGGGGCCAGGGCGTCCACCTGCTCAGCGGTGAAGGACGCGGGCACCACGAGCAGATCCAGACCCTGGGCCGCGAGCAGGCGCAGGATGTTCCACTTGATGCCGAAGTCGAAAGCCACCACGCGTGGTCCGGTTCCGGGCCAATCGTAATGGCCATTCGTAAGCGTCACGGGCTTGGGTTCCGTGCCGGTCCAAACGTAGGGCCCCTTGGGCGTGACCTTGTCGGCCAGGTTCAGGCCTTCCATGCTAGGCAGCTCGCGGGCGCGGGCCGACAAGCGGGCCGGGTCGCTCTCCTCCGTGGAAATGATGCCCCGCTGCGCTCCATGGATGCGCAGGTGTCTGGTCAACGCGCGGGTATCGATGCCCTCGATGCCCATGACTCGGTGGCGCTTGAGGTAGCCGGGCAGAGATTCCTTGGCCCGCCAGTTGGAGGGCGTCGGGCAGCACTCCTTGACGATGAAGGCTTCCACTTGCACTCGATCGGACTCCACGTCCTCCAGATTGACTCCGTAGTTGCCGATGTGCGGGTAGGTCATGCAGACCATCTGGCCCACATAGGAGGGATCGGTGAGTACCTCCTGGTAGCCGGTCATGCCGGTGTTGAAGATGACCTCGCCGCTCGTTTCGCCGGCTCCGGTGAAAGAACGGCCCTCGAACCAGGTGCCGTCCTCAAGCGCAAGAAGGGCTCGCATCGGTTTTCTCCGTGAGTATGCGCTCGGCGTGCTGGATGTCCTCGGGACTGTCCACGCCGCAGCTGTCGAATGTGGTAAGCACTACGCGGATGGGGATGCCGGCTTCGAGCAGGCGCAGCTGCTCCAGCTTTTCCCGGCACTCCAGCGGGCTTGGCCCGAGTTCCGCGAAACGCCTGAGTGTCTCCATACGGAAGGCATACAGTCCAATATGTCCGAAATACGTGGCCTGCGCGTTGTCCCGCGGGAACGGTATGGTCGCGCGGGAGAAGTAAAGCGCGCGGCCGTCCTTGGCAATGGCCACCTTGACCTGATTGGGGCTGGCGGCCCGTTCGGCGGAAATTTCCTTGGCCAGCGTGGTCACTCGCACGGTTTCGTCGGCAAAGGGCGCCACCAGGGCCGATAGCATGGCAGGCTCCAGGGCCGGCTCGTCGCCCTGAATGTTCACCACCACGGCTTCGTCGGGTACTCCCAGAATGGTCGCGGCCTCCAGGACTCGATCCGTGCCGCTTTCATGGCTGCCCGAGGTCATGACCGCCGGGATGTCCAGTTCCGCGCAGGCCTGGGCGATGCGTTCGTCGTCCGTAGCCAGCACGACCCGCGTCAACTCGGGGCAAAGTCTGGCGCGCGTATGGACGTGCCAGAGCATGGGACGTCCGAGTATAGGCGCAAGCGGCTTGCCGGGAAAACGCGACGATGCGTAGCGCGCTGGTATGATGCCGTAGCATGGAGGTAGTTTCATAACGTGCAAACCCATGCCTTTTAGTCTGTATTGAGATACTTCGCAATACGCCCGGCCGCGAATTTCGCGCCGCCCCGGCGAGTGGATACGTACTCCTCAACCTGGGCGCGCAACAAATCCCTGGGTCTCGGTTTGTTGAGATCGGCTACCAATACACCGGCAACTTCTTCCGGAGTACGGGCCACCCGGACCAAGCCTTGGTCCATGAGGCCGGTCCCGACCCAGGCGAAATTGTCCCAGTGGGGGCCGATGACCGGAGCCACGCCCGCGGCCAGGGGCTCCAGGAAGTTCTGGCCGCCCAGAGGCACGAGGCTCCCGCCCACGAAGGCGGCGCGGGCCAGGTGATACGCCGCGTCGAGTTCTCCGAAGGCGTCCCAGAGAATGACCGTGCCCGGAGAGGCCGGCCCGCTCATGGAGCCGCGCGTCGTCCAGCGGATGCGCATGCGCGTCAGGCGTTCCTGCCAAGTCGTGATGCGCTCCATATGCCTGGGAAACAACCCCACGATCGTGCCCGGACGCGCGCGCAGCAAACCGGCGATGACGCGCTCCACCAAAGGCTCCTCCTCAGTGCGCACGGAGCCGAGCACCACGAAGGGCGCGCCGGCGCGCAGAATGGTCGCCAGGGGATTGCGGGCATAGGGCAGTTCCTGGCCAAGGCGCACGCGGTCGAACTTCATGTTGGGCA containing:
- the glgA gene encoding glycogen synthase GlgA, whose protein sequence is MATATQVLFVTSEIYPFSKTGGLADVLGSLPLAIRDRGIPAAVITPFYGRLRTGNYQLRLVSDDCPVGYPWPSTTAEIYQADYEGVPVYFVSRGEYFDRRYYYNTHAGDYFDNCERFNFFCRAALSWIRRQGEAPKIIHCNDWQSGLVPAYLEFMRRNDPYWRETRTVMTIHNLAFQGRFSSRLFWESGLPHEAWHMDGVEYYGDFSLLKAGIAYSDMITTVSPSYAREILGCDFGCGLEGILSARSYRLRGILNGADYGVWDPRDDKFLPCAYGHEELSGKHRCKQMLLREFCLSDMLEDRPLLGFIGRLRDQKGIDLLIEIMSRIMDMGVGVIVLGEGDLSYEARLLELMEEYPGRLAVQVGYTEDLAHRIQAGADIFLMPSRYEPCGLTQMYALRYGTPPVATAVGGLRDTIVPHPDPRSTGFTFERSEPGQFLEAIQRAVSLFQDQGQWQAMVMRAMQENFTWDKAAEKYLEVYREAGARVQPDPTLIQA
- a CDS encoding isoamylase early set domain-containing protein, with translation MALKKKYLKTKPLCKVSFSLPKEVTNGVDTVQLVGDFNDWDRSATPMKRSKAGEYSVTIDLEAGRDYQYRYLLGESDWRNDPAADRYEYNAFAGSENSVVSV
- the glgB gene encoding 1,4-alpha-glucan branching protein GlgB produces the protein MQYCSTEPAYIPPFDLYLFGRGEHWDIYRLLGAHPAGGSEAEASEQGYPKGWSFAVWAPNARAVSVVGDFNCWQPGVSPLYPVADSGIWAGVIAGLNKGAFYKLAVEQACGGVVFKTDPYALYAERRPGNAAILWHLDEYVWGDGEWMARRREQGLPFNRPVSIYEVHAGSWRVNGGGYGNFLTYRELADKLIPYVRDLGFTHIEFMPLAEHPLDQSWGYQTSHYFAPTSRYGTPEDLRYFVDQCHQAGIGVILDWVPGHFPKDEWCLGRFDGTALFEHEDWRRGEHPDWGTYIFNYGRHEVRNFLFANALYWLKEFHFDGLRIDAVASMLYLDYSRQEGEWLPNEQGGKENLEAIGFLRELNRVVHEHYPGAIMVAEESTAWPGVSRPLYTGGLGFTFKWNMGWMHDSLEYISKEPIHRAHHHNNLTFSMLYAFSENFVLPISHDEVVHGKKALLAKMPGDYWQQFANQRAFFAYQWAHPGKKLLFMGAEFGQWNEWSSERQLEWEVTGYPPHQGLMALVRDLNALLRAEPAMHEADHDWPGFEWVDFADYENSVISFLRKDSRGEPILWVFNFTPVVRGGYRIGCPMAGWWREILNTDAACYGGSNVGNGGGAMALDVRREPWPATLELVLPPLAAVAFKPA
- the pdxA gene encoding 4-hydroxythreonine-4-phosphate dehydrogenase PdxA translates to MVKPLLVTLGDPGGLGPELACRLFAQQPPLNRPVVLIGQESSLADMARRFAPDLSWERLDESVTRHNENAANASEYNLAPGLYLLEPEGVGDISVPLGRGSAEGGLVAGHSLDLACDLLLSGWSGILVTCPLNKAMLQDAGFDFPGHTEFLARRAGLGPDEVTMHLCGPKLRVSLVTTHPPLKDVPGLITRESVLRALRHTCDFTRRLGLSAPVAVCGLNPHAGEWGHIGREEIDTITPAIEEAKAQGFAAEGPFPADTVFHRAVRGDFSAVLAMYHDQGLGPLKLIHFGEAVNVTLGLPFVRTSVDHGTGYDIAGQGIADLGSLRAAIELAERLG
- a CDS encoding glycosyltransferase, translating into MNIVHFSKNSLAGAPHRLASTLQKHTVHDVRLIDLKRYDPRTEHGWFEYDIIFSEQQEEAIEVARKADIIHLHNYLDLDSRDFAPIDFRDLRRKGALFVRQYHSTPQIVAKHMGKRPEEIVAFDEAPTLVISQYPERFYPKARVVPNILPHNQLEYSPLVPERDGEPTLDIAFAPSKLTSAWEDRWNTKGAPETMAVMDRVMELTGCSARTVNGMPLSEVLHIKRHARIILDDLVNGSFHLSGLEGVCLGKPVLCYLDARTDFVLREISGAAESPFLNVRLEDAVEVLHYLVEHPAETVALGKAARTWVETYWRDDLLAVQYTHVYNRLAQNPDLITRQRAFSLDSPGAGFKAAVLPELLYQSRRKRYFSS
- a CDS encoding N-acetylneuraminate synthase family protein, which produces MLQNRIPATLEVRSGPVNKRVGFGAPCFLVAEIGQNHQGDPAKARELVMAAARCGADAVKFQKRDVDALLTRAGQARPYTGPNSFGPTYGEHRRALELSLDQLAECKTLAESLGLVFFATPWDPVSLDQLTRIGVGLLKICSADVINLPLIRQAAALQLPLIISTGMSVLAEIDAAVANATRFHEQIILLHCNSTYPCPPEEVSLPVMELIRRRYGLPVGYSGHELGLGPSVAAAALGACVIERHFTLDRRLPGTDHQASLEPAEFASLASMVRDVEKARLVGEKQVFAGERNAAAKLRKSLVAARDLPANHRLGAEDFLAKSAGDPRDGISPLELERIMGKKLLVAVRQDEMLAWNMLTG
- a CDS encoding tetratricopeptide repeat protein; the protein is MSNELTKARAFVAAVTPNVKQRKLVPAVNSLYEGISILMRNPLMKAEREEFSRLIEGAVYQLSIDQELKKVYPLVISYEPGREKDLLNTLRDILNVLTSETTGKVKEIIADRDKRKQEILLKVQGMLDRGEASLAKSTADRLVADFASDISLRADIADRFLRAECYPEAFAYLEEALQQDPEAIYLYNRIGIVLRKMRDFLTAEKYYMRALEFTDQDEYLLFNIGRMYADWRRWSKVKEYAEKALAINEGFDEAKKMLAFAEKKIGAE
- the carA gene encoding glutamine-hydrolyzing carbamoyl-phosphate synthase small subunit; its protein translation is MRALLALEDGTWFEGRSFTGAGETSGEVIFNTGMTGYQEVLTDPSYVGQMVCMTYPHIGNYGVNLEDVESDRVQVEAFIVKECCPTPSNWRAKESLPGYLKRHRVMGIEGIDTRALTRHLRIHGAQRGIISTEESDPARLSARARELPSMEGLNLADKVTPKGPYVWTGTEPKPVTLTNGHYDWPGTGPRVVAFDFGIKWNILRLLAAQGLDLLVVPASFTAEQVDALAPDALFYSNGPGDPAALPDVVGNLRILSERYPVAGICLGHQLLGLAMGGRTFKLKFGHHGLNHPVKDLTTGRIEISSQNHGFCVDVSSLDFLETTHVNLNDGTLEGFQHKHKPILAIQHHPEAGPGPHDSRYFFSRFRDMIRSSTGK
- the kdsB gene encoding 3-deoxy-manno-octulosonate cytidylyltransferase, translated to MKLPPCYGIIPARYASSRFPGKPLAPILGRPMLWHVHTRARLCPELTRVVLATDDERIAQACAELDIPAVMTSGSHESGTDRVLEAATILGVPDEAVVVNIQGDEPALEPAMLSALVAPFADETVRVTTLAKEISAERAASPNQVKVAIAKDGRALYFSRATIPFPRDNAQATYFGHIGLYAFRMETLRRFAELGPSPLECREKLEQLRLLEAGIPIRVVLTTFDSCGVDSPEDIQHAERILTEKTDASPSCA
- a CDS encoding 3-deoxy-D-manno-octulosonic acid transferase; this translates as MEGPLAMSIARAIYGLGWTMAMPLLRRHKRLSQGYEQRTLQEPLPEAGLWIQAASGGEAYLAAELLRALADEVPRFTALATTNTAQGLTILEQAAAELNGDEQGRRLYTAFCPFDKPGTMARALFQVRPKVVVLLESELWPGLLTSCRKRGVPVVLVNGRMRPRSLAGYLAAQGFMRAMGPREALAISKTDAMRLGLLFGRERVSVMPNMKFDRVRLGQELPYARNPLATILRAGAPFVVLGSVRTEEEPLVERVIAGLLRARPGTIVGLFPRHMERITTWQERLTRMRIRWTTRGSMSGPASPGTVILWDAFGELDAAYHLARAAFVGGSLVPLGGQNFLEPLAAGVAPVIGPHWDNFAWVGTGLMDQGLVRVARTPEEVAGVLVADLNKPRPRDLLRAQVEEYVSTRRGGAKFAAGRIAKYLNTD